One Mycobacterium paraseoulense genomic window, CGGGCATGTGGAGTAGGGAGGCCGCCCGGCCCGGGGTTGGCGAGGTCCGCGCGCGGTATGCGACACTAACGGAGTCGAGCAGGCGGGAAGTGGCGATGCAGAAACTACTCGCAGGGGTTGCGGCCCTGGTAACCCTCAGTGCCACAGGATGTTTCGGCTTTGGGATCGCGACGGCCGACGACGCACCGGGCGACGGGACTCCCGCCGACGGAACGGCGTACGCACTTGGCGGCGCTCACGTCCCGGGTATTCCCTACGACGAGTACGGCCGGCGCCTGGGTGCCGGATGGTTCCCGGGGCTGAAACGGGAGATCATCAACTACCCGGCGGGGCAGGTTCAGGGCCACGTGCTCGAGCGGCTCTTTCCGGGCATAGGGCGGCTGGATGAAGCCTTCCCGGGCCTGGGCGTGGACGGGCCCAGCGTCGGTGAGTCGGTCGCCGTCGGCGCCGACAACCTGGACGCGGCGATCCGCCGAGGTGGCCCGGGAGCCGCGATCGGCCTGTCCGAGGGCTCGCTCGTGCTCGACGCGGAGCAGGCTCGGCTCGCCAACGATCCGACCGCTCCCCCGCCAAATCAATTGGTGTTCAGCACGTTTGGAAATCCGGTGGGACGTCACGCTTTCGGCGAGAGCTTCCTGACCTCCGTGTTCCCGGTGGGCGCGGTCGTTCCCGCGCTCGACTACCGCATACCGCCTCCGGTGGAAAGCCAATACGACACCAAGGCGTTCGTCGCCGCGTACGACATGATCGCCGACTTCCCCGACCGGCCGGACAACCTGTTGGCGCTCGCCAACACGCTGGTGGGCGAGGCGACGGGCCATACGGCGGTTGCGTTCACCGACCCGAGCATGGTGCCGCCGCAGAACGTCAGGACGACCGTCAACTCCAAGGGCGCGACGACCACGACGTATCTGATTCCCGAGAGACACCTGCCGCTGGTATTGCCGCTGGGCTACCTCGGGGTACCCGAAGACGTGTTGAATCGGCTCGACGCCGAGCTGACACCCATGGTGAACGCGGGATATTCGCGCAACGACGACCCACTGACCGCTCCAGTTCAAGTGGATCCGGTGCGTGGCTTTGACCCCGC contains:
- the pe gene encoding acyltransferase PE, with amino-acid sequence MQKLLAGVAALVTLSATGCFGFGIATADDAPGDGTPADGTAYALGGAHVPGIPYDEYGRRLGAGWFPGLKREIINYPAGQVQGHVLERLFPGIGRLDEAFPGLGVDGPSVGESVAVGADNLDAAIRRGGPGAAIGLSEGSLVLDAEQARLANDPTAPPPNQLVFSTFGNPVGRHAFGESFLTSVFPVGAVVPALDYRIPPPVESQYDTKAFVAAYDMIADFPDRPDNLLALANTLVGEATGHTAVAFTDPSMVPPQNVRTTVNSKGATTTTYLIPERHLPLVLPLGYLGVPEDVLNRLDAELTPMVNAGYSRNDDPLTAPVQVDPVRGFDPAAVIAPASQATFGGGADPFSQLLSSSMAAFNQGNR